The proteins below come from a single Juglans regia cultivar Chandler chromosome 12, Walnut 2.0, whole genome shotgun sequence genomic window:
- the LOC109000871 gene encoding transcription factor MYB114-like: protein MASTTDKSIKKEVSRLEAKNKIYTKKEVSKGAWTAEEDRKLAEVIEIHGAKRWKKLADKSGLNRCGKSCRLRWLNYLRPNIKRGNISAQEEDLILRLHKLLGNRWSLIAGRLPGRTDNEIKNYWNSHLSKKIKQEKQRGAATVEGCNAQENKAEEKVNVEMREEENSAGGVADSEKIKFDVDEFFDFSNESALNLEWISKFLEPDQDFNDII, encoded by the exons ATGGCTTCCACGACAGACAAGTCAATCAAAAAAGAAGTTTCCAGATTAGAAGCCAAGAATAAGATCTACACTAAGAAGGAAGTCAGCAAGGGAGCTTGGACTGCAGAGGAAGATCGGAAACTGGCAGAGGTCATTGAAATCCATGGTGCAAAAAGGTGGAAGAAACTTGCAGATAAATCAG GTCTGAATCGATGCGGTAAGAGTTGTAGACTGAGATGGCTGAATTACCTGAGACCCAACATCAAGAGAGGGAATATATCTGCCCAAGAAGAGGATTTGATTCTGAGGCTCCATAAACTACTGGGAAACAG GTGGTCTCTGATTGCTGGAAGATTACCGGGACGAACAGATAATGAGATAAAGAATTACTGGAATTCTCATTTgagcaagaaaataaaacaggaGAAACAGAGAGGAGCTGCTACAGTAGAAGGCTGCAATGCTCAGGAAAATAAAGCGGAAGAGAAAGTCAATGTAGAAATGAGAGAGGAGGAAAATTCAGCCGGGGGAGTTGCAGACTcagaaaaaatcaaatttgatgTAGATGAGTTCTTTGATTTCTCTAATGAAAGTGCGTTGAATTTAGAGTGGATTAGCAAATTCCTTGAACCGGATCAAGACTTCaatgatattatataa